A single region of the Blattabacterium sp. (Cryptocercus kyebangensis) genome encodes:
- the yidC gene encoding membrane protein insertase YidC, with translation MKDKKLDYQSTIGLFLILFILTIFTYFNVSEDKKYSSEKILRKIPFFSKKSLSTTKKKINNYFFLENNVFKLKISSLGGAINEVFLKKYKAYDPLHLSHNKNLYLIKDSSFSYKMIFFKKEDLKNNNKIIDTSFLYFYPLFFKKKGNNKVLIMRAKNPYGKGFIEYRYTIGGENQYDIGFFVRTEDFSSYLLDKTISIDLEQKIFSLEKDRNWENTYTQVYYSHNKNSSSKIKYLSEKDSEEKNIHNLNWIAHKQQFFTSVFFAKNPLKNVFVRSENFSSGNFLKRIQSRSFFKIKNNENLNLSFQLYFGPLDFSSLKKYEKKIENIIPFGWGFLKWINKYFFLIIFQFLEKTNLNYGIIIILMTVVVKLILSPITYKQYKLSAMMKLIRPEIDELNNKFQNSDPLKKQRAMMELYRKAGINPMSGCISTLFQIPIFYSLFKFFPTLINLRGKSFFWVDDLTSYDSIFELPFSIPFYGNHVSLLTLLYSLALLIYTKLSSDGRNDYSNKNNVPDISFMLYLMPIIMLFFINSYASGLSLYYFTSNVINIGFIFFIKKFMLDKHKIHQKIQENKKKPIKRNYWNRKIKEMIEKTRKENPYKGNNIN, from the coding sequence ATGAAGGATAAAAAATTAGATTATCAATCCACTATTGGTCTATTTCTTATATTATTTATTTTAACAATTTTTACATATTTTAATGTATCTGAGGATAAAAAATATTCATCAGAAAAAATTCTTAGAAAGATCCCATTTTTTTCAAAAAAATCTCTTTCTACAACAAAAAAAAAAATAAATAATTATTTTTTTTTAGAAAATAATGTTTTTAAACTTAAAATTTCTAGTTTAGGAGGAGCAATTAACGAAGTTTTTTTAAAAAAATATAAAGCTTATGATCCTCTCCATTTATCACATAATAAAAATCTCTATTTAATAAAAGATTCTAGTTTTTCATATAAGATGATTTTTTTCAAAAAAGAGGATTTAAAAAATAATAATAAGATTATAGATACTAGTTTTCTCTATTTTTATCCTCTTTTTTTTAAAAAAAAAGGAAATAATAAAGTTCTTATAATGAGAGCCAAAAATCCTTATGGAAAAGGATTTATAGAATATAGATATACTATAGGTGGAGAAAATCAATATGATATTGGTTTTTTTGTTCGTACAGAAGACTTTTCTTCTTATTTATTAGATAAGACTATTTCTATTGATTTGGAACAAAAAATTTTTTCTTTAGAAAAAGATAGAAATTGGGAAAATACTTATACTCAGGTCTATTATTCTCATAATAAAAATTCTAGTTCTAAAATAAAATATTTATCAGAAAAAGATTCAGAAGAAAAGAATATACATAATTTGAATTGGATCGCACATAAACAACAATTTTTTACATCTGTATTTTTTGCAAAAAATCCTTTGAAAAATGTTTTTGTTCGTTCTGAAAATTTTTCTTCTGGAAATTTTTTAAAAAGAATTCAATCTAGATCTTTTTTTAAAATAAAAAATAATGAAAATTTGAATCTTTCTTTCCAGTTATATTTTGGTCCATTAGATTTTTCTTCATTAAAAAAATATGAAAAAAAAATTGAAAATATTATTCCATTTGGTTGGGGTTTTTTAAAATGGATTAATAAATATTTTTTTTTAATAATTTTTCAATTTTTGGAAAAAACAAATTTGAATTATGGAATTATTATTATTTTAATGACTGTTGTTGTAAAATTAATCCTATCCCCAATAACTTATAAACAATATAAATTAAGTGCTATGATGAAATTAATTCGTCCAGAAATAGATGAATTAAATAATAAATTTCAAAATTCAGATCCATTAAAAAAACAAAGAGCGATGATGGAATTATATCGAAAAGCAGGAATAAATCCTATGTCTGGATGTATTTCTACTTTATTCCAGATTCCTATTTTTTATTCATTATTCAAATTTTTTCCTACTCTAATCAATCTTAGAGGAAAATCTTTTTTTTGGGTAGATGATCTTACTTCATATGATTCCATTTTTGAATTACCATTTTCTATTCCATTTTATGGGAATCATGTAAGTTTACTTACTTTATTGTATTCATTAGCTCTTTTAATTTATACAAAGTTAAGTAGTGATGGAAGAAATGATTATTCCAATAAAAATAATGTTCCGGATATTAGCTTTATGTTATATTTGATGCCTATCATCATGTTATTTTTTATAAATAGTTATGCTTCTGGTCTTTCTCTTTATTATTTTACATCCAATGTAATTAATATTGGTTTTATTTTCTTTATTAAAAAATTTATGTTAGATAAACATAAAATTCATCAAAAAATTCAAGAAAATAAAAAAAAACCAATAAAACGTAATTATTGGAATCGTAAAATAAAAGAAATGATTGAAAAAACTAGAAAAGAAAATCCTTATAAAGGAAATAATATTAACTAA
- a CDS encoding biotin--[acetyl-CoA-carboxylase] ligase yields the protein MKKFIWPIYLIFLQKVDSTNQYAKRNKSKYMKNWTIIWSINQTNGKGVGKNHWDTEKGKNLTFSIFLNSIIFPIDKGYIINFIISNAIHKTLFFYNKKIWIKWPNDIILMNKKIGGILIENNVFYKKIHTIIIGVGINVNQIKFDEKLQATSLKKILKKNFKLEKLFYKLIYSIQKEYFLFMTYGEKFIRNYYIDHLYMKDKISFFEIINNDHKKFTKGVIRNITKKGNLIIEFKKDRKLYSFSKKKIKLIF from the coding sequence TTGAAAAAATTTATTTGGCCAATATATTTAATTTTTCTACAAAAAGTTGATTCTACTAATCAATATGCAAAAAGAAATAAATCAAAATATATGAAAAATTGGACTATCATTTGGTCTATAAATCAAACTAATGGAAAAGGAGTAGGAAAAAATCATTGGGATACAGAAAAAGGGAAAAATTTGACTTTTAGTATTTTTTTAAATTCGATAATTTTTCCTATCGATAAAGGATATATTATAAATTTTATTATAAGCAATGCCATTCATAAAACATTATTTTTTTATAACAAAAAAATATGGATTAAATGGCCTAATGATATCATTCTAATGAACAAAAAAATAGGAGGTATTTTAATTGAAAATAATGTTTTTTATAAAAAAATACATACAATTATCATTGGAGTAGGAATAAATGTAAATCAAATAAAATTTGATGAAAAACTTCAAGCTACTTCTTTAAAAAAAATTCTTAAAAAAAATTTTAAATTAGAAAAACTTTTTTACAAATTAATTTATTCCATTCAAAAAGAATATTTTCTTTTTATGACTTATGGAGAAAAATTTATAAGAAATTATTACATAGATCATCTTTATATGAAAGATAAAATATCTTTTTTTGAGATTATTAATAATGATCATAAAAAATTTACTAAAGGGGTTATCCGAAATATAACTAAAAAAGGAAATTTAATTATTGAATTTAAAAAAGATAGGAAATTATATTCCTTTTCTAAAAAAAAAATAAAACTTATTTTTTAG
- the rsfS gene encoding ribosome silencing factor: MLLNKIIEGIEMVKEKDISVLNLKNRNNFICDYFVICDGKSKSQVYAIYRSIEKITIEKLKEKPWHIEGSENGEWILIDYVSIVVHIFKKELRLYYNLESIWNEKL; this comes from the coding sequence TTGTTATTAAATAAAATCATAGAAGGGATTGAAATGGTAAAAGAAAAAGATATTTCTGTTTTAAACTTAAAAAACAGAAATAATTTTATTTGTGATTATTTTGTTATTTGCGATGGAAAATCTAAAAGTCAAGTTTATGCTATTTACAGATCTATAGAAAAGATCACAATTGAGAAATTGAAAGAAAAACCTTGGCATATAGAAGGATCAGAAAATGGAGAGTGGATATTGATAGATTATGTTTCTATTGTGGTCCATATTTTCAAAAAAGAACTTAGATTATATTATAATCTAGAAAGTATTTGGAATGAAAAATTATAA
- the ftsH gene encoding ATP-dependent zinc metalloprotease FtsH, translated as MIDKKVKRKNNFFWIYAVILIIFLGIFFFKSSFSNPIKIDQDTFFEILMKGEIQKIIVKHREIVHVYLKKEYDSSNNHINQHNIKNKNHKKFIIHPLQYEFEIGDLQFFQKKFEEYKNKYNLDTIIDFKNQQEYTITKFFFDYGIFLILLIIFWIFVFRRIGASGGGPGSQIFNIGKSRAKLFDENDNVKITFKEVAGLEGAKEEVQEIVEFLKSPQKYTKLGGKIPKGVLLIGPPGTGKTLLAKAVAGEAKVPFFSISGSDFVEMFVGVGASRVRDLFEKAKEKSPCIIFIDEIDAIGRARGKSSIAGSNDERENTLNQLLTEMDGFGTHTNVIVLAATNRSDILDKALLRPGRFDRTILVDPPELNERKEIFRVHLQKLILSKKVDIEFLARQTPGFSGADIANICNESALIAARKDRSKIENQDFLDAIDRIVGGLEKKNKIIKPNEKKRIAYHEAGHAAISWLLEHASPLVKVTIVPRGKSLGSAWYLPEERQLTTPEQMKDEICALLAGRSAEEIIFSSISTGALNDLEKVTKQAQSMVAIFGLNEKIGNISYYDSTGQNEFSFSKPYSEKTAQIIDEEISKIITEQYKRAKNILKNNEKKLSILANELLEKEVIFRDDLKKIFGERPFSDDIGNMLTSVSHF; from the coding sequence ATGATAGATAAAAAAGTGAAAAGAAAAAACAACTTTTTTTGGATATATGCAGTTATATTAATTATATTTCTGGGAATATTTTTTTTTAAATCTTCTTTTTCTAATCCTATAAAAATAGACCAGGATACCTTTTTTGAAATTCTCATGAAGGGGGAAATACAAAAAATTATAGTAAAACATAGAGAAATTGTACATGTTTATTTAAAGAAAGAATATGATTCTTCTAATAATCATATCAATCAACATAATATAAAAAATAAAAATCATAAAAAATTTATTATACATCCTTTACAATATGAATTTGAAATAGGAGATTTACAGTTTTTTCAAAAAAAATTTGAAGAATACAAAAATAAATATAATCTAGATACAATTATTGATTTTAAAAATCAACAAGAATATACCATAACAAAATTTTTTTTTGATTATGGTATATTCTTGATATTGTTAATCATCTTTTGGATTTTTGTATTTAGAAGAATTGGTGCTTCTGGAGGTGGTCCAGGTAGTCAAATATTTAATATTGGAAAATCTAGAGCTAAGTTATTTGATGAAAATGATAATGTTAAAATAACATTTAAAGAGGTTGCTGGTTTAGAAGGAGCGAAAGAAGAAGTTCAAGAAATTGTAGAATTTTTAAAAAGTCCTCAAAAATATACTAAACTAGGAGGTAAAATTCCGAAAGGAGTTCTTTTGATAGGACCCCCTGGAACTGGAAAAACTTTATTAGCCAAAGCTGTAGCTGGAGAAGCAAAAGTTCCTTTTTTTTCTATTTCTGGTTCTGATTTTGTGGAAATGTTTGTCGGTGTAGGAGCTTCTAGAGTGAGAGATTTATTTGAAAAAGCGAAAGAAAAATCTCCTTGCATAATATTTATAGATGAAATTGATGCTATAGGGAGAGCAAGAGGAAAAAGTAGTATAGCTGGATCCAATGATGAAAGAGAAAACACTCTAAATCAATTACTTACAGAAATGGATGGATTTGGGACTCATACAAATGTAATTGTCCTAGCAGCTACCAATAGATCCGATATTTTGGATAAAGCATTACTTCGTCCTGGCCGTTTTGATCGAACTATATTAGTAGATCCTCCTGAATTAAATGAAAGAAAAGAAATATTTCGTGTCCATCTTCAAAAACTTATATTATCTAAAAAAGTAGACATTGAATTTTTAGCTAGACAAACTCCAGGTTTTAGTGGAGCTGATATAGCAAATATTTGTAATGAATCTGCTCTTATTGCTGCAAGAAAAGATAGATCTAAAATAGAAAATCAGGATTTTTTAGATGCTATAGATCGTATTGTAGGAGGATTAGAAAAAAAAAATAAGATTATCAAGCCAAATGAAAAAAAAAGAATTGCTTATCATGAAGCTGGACATGCGGCAATAAGTTGGTTATTAGAACATGCTTCTCCTTTAGTTAAAGTAACTATTGTTCCAAGAGGAAAATCTTTAGGATCTGCATGGTATCTTCCAGAAGAAAGACAATTAACCACTCCAGAACAAATGAAAGATGAAATATGTGCTTTGCTTGCCGGTAGATCTGCAGAAGAAATTATTTTTAGTAGTATTTCAACGGGGGCCTTAAATGATTTGGAAAAAGTAACTAAACAAGCGCAATCTATGGTAGCCATTTTTGGATTGAATGAAAAAATTGGAAATATTTCTTATTATGATTCTACAGGACAAAATGAATTTTCTTTTTCTAAACCTTATAGTGAAAAAACTGCGCAAATTATAGATGAAGAAATATCAAAAATTATTACAGAACAATATAAAAGAGCTAAAAATATATTAAAAAATAATGAAAAAAAATTGTCTATTCTTGCTAATGAATTATTAGAAAAAGAAGTTATTTTTAGGGATGATTTGAAAAAAATATTTGGAGAAAGACCTTTTTCTGACGATATCGGAAATATGTTGACTTCAGTAAGTCATTTTTAA
- a CDS encoding phosphatidate cytidylyltransferase, giving the protein MKKKKNDFLIRFFTGFIYVFMIIFSIEKGEKIFRMLMMILSFFCLFEFLVMLKTNTTLIKINSFFFLFSILLDFFVEKNIFLYIICFIPYSIIFFIIQLFSKGSSHKEKIKQVSHLTFGLVYILIPFFLASYIYSKYGKELILGTFFLIWTNDTLSYLIGIKWGKRKIDISISPKKSVEGFLGGFFFCLILGVFLYNIWGKKYWFILSFTVPIFSTIGDLVESTIKRSYNVKNSGLWFPGHGGFLDRLDSFIFVIPIIATVAIGIVYFF; this is encoded by the coding sequence ATGAAAAAAAAAAAAAATGATTTTTTGATAAGATTTTTTACTGGTTTTATTTATGTTTTTATGATTATTTTTTCAATTGAAAAAGGAGAAAAAATTTTTAGAATGTTAATGATGATATTATCTTTTTTTTGTTTATTTGAATTTCTAGTAATGTTAAAAACAAATACAACTTTAATAAAAATAAATTCATTCTTTTTTCTATTTTCAATATTATTAGATTTTTTTGTGGAAAAAAATATATTTTTATATATCATATGTTTTATTCCTTATTCTATAATATTTTTTATTATTCAATTATTTTCTAAAGGATCTTCTCATAAAGAAAAAATAAAACAAGTAAGTCATTTAACTTTTGGCTTAGTATATATTCTAATTCCATTTTTTTTAGCATCTTATATATATTCTAAATATGGGAAAGAATTGATTTTAGGTACATTTTTTCTTATATGGACAAATGATACTTTATCCTATTTGATAGGGATAAAATGGGGAAAGAGAAAAATAGATATATCAATATCTCCTAAAAAATCTGTAGAAGGATTTCTTGGAGGATTTTTTTTTTGTTTAATACTTGGAGTATTTTTATACAATATTTGGGGAAAAAAGTATTGGTTTATTCTTTCTTTTACCGTTCCTATTTTTTCTACTATTGGTGACCTTGTAGAATCTACTATTAAAAGATCTTACAATGTAAAAAATTCAGGATTATGGTTTCCTGGACATGGTGGATTTTTAGATAGATTAGATAGTTTTATATTTGTAATACCAATCATTGCTACTGTAGCTATTGGAATAGTATATTTTTTTTAA
- a CDS encoding phosphatidylserine decarboxylase family protein: MIHKEGFPLLIYLLILILIGVFISIFLFSKVVNLFIISFLIIFYAFFLFFFRNPKRNLSKKNPKNDKEVVSPSDGKILEIKKIFESEFLQKNCICISIFMSPLNVHVNRFPVSGKIIYVRYHPGKYWLAWNKKSSLNNERTTTVIETNTKQKILFRQIAGFLARRIILYSKENYLAKKGEEFGFIKFGSRIDIYLPLDSIIFIKKGEKVIGGETIISIIP, from the coding sequence ATGATCCATAAAGAAGGATTTCCATTGTTAATATATTTATTAATTTTAATATTGATAGGAGTTTTTATTTCTATTTTTCTATTTTCTAAAGTTGTTAACTTATTTATAATCTCTTTTTTAATTATATTTTATGCGTTTTTTCTTTTCTTTTTTAGAAATCCAAAAAGAAATTTATCTAAAAAAAATCCTAAAAACGATAAGGAAGTAGTCTCTCCTTCTGATGGGAAAATACTAGAAATAAAAAAAATTTTTGAAAGTGAATTTTTACAAAAAAATTGTATATGTATATCAATATTTATGTCTCCACTTAATGTACATGTAAATAGATTTCCAGTATCTGGTAAAATAATCTATGTTAGATATCATCCAGGTAAATATTGGTTAGCATGGAATAAAAAATCATCGTTAAATAATGAACGAACCACTACAGTTATAGAAACAAATACAAAACAAAAAATATTATTTCGACAAATAGCTGGATTTTTAGCTCGTCGTATTATTCTTTATTCTAAAGAGAATTATTTGGCTAAAAAAGGAGAAGAATTTGGATTTATTAAATTTGGATCTAGAATAGATATTTATCTACCGTTAGATTCTATTATTTTTATAAAAAAGGGAGAAAAAGTTATTGGTGGAGAAACTATAATTTCTATTATTCCATAA
- the dnaK gene encoding molecular chaperone DnaK, producing MSKIIGIDLGTTNSCVAVMEINDPVVIPNSEGKRTTPSIVAFVLDGERKIGDPAKRQAVTNPQKTIFSIKRFMGRMFSEVTEESKHIPYKIVKGGNNTPRVDIENRLYAPQEISAMILQKMKKTAEDYLGKEVNRAVITVPAYFNDAQRQATKEAGEIAGLKVERIINEPTAAALAYGLDKKNQNKKIVVYDLGGGTFDVSILELGDGVFEVLSTNGDTHLGGDNFDQVIIDYLSNEFKSKENIDLRNDPMALQRLKEASEKAKIELSSSTKTEINLPYITATESGPKHMVITLTRSKFEQLSENLIFRSINPCSKALESAGLSTKDIDEVILVGGSTRIPKVQEKVENFFKKKPSKGVNPDEVVAIGAAIQGGVLTGDVQDVLLLDVTPLSLGIETLGGVFTKLIESNTTIPTKKSEIFSTAADNQSAVTIRVGQGERPMFNDNKEIGRFDLVDIPPSPRGTPQIEVSFDIDANGILHVSAKDKGTKKEQSIRIETSSGLNQEEIEKMKREAEENAKKDEKIKGEIDKLNAADNQIFQSEKQLKDYGNKLSENNKKNIENSLEELKKAHNKKDFSSIDICMKKLNEVWANASKEIYSPNNKNNNSNDSTNDSIKKNNNNKGNENVQDVDYEEVK from the coding sequence ATGAGTAAAATTATAGGCATAGACTTAGGGACAACAAATTCTTGCGTTGCAGTAATGGAAATAAATGATCCTGTTGTCATACCTAATTCAGAAGGGAAAAGGACTACTCCATCTATAGTAGCTTTCGTATTAGATGGAGAAAGAAAAATAGGTGATCCTGCAAAAAGACAAGCAGTTACAAATCCACAAAAAACTATTTTTTCAATTAAACGTTTTATGGGAAGAATGTTTTCTGAAGTAACAGAAGAATCAAAGCATATTCCTTATAAAATTGTTAAAGGGGGGAATAATACACCACGTGTTGATATAGAAAATAGACTATATGCTCCTCAAGAAATATCTGCTATGATTCTTCAAAAAATGAAAAAAACAGCTGAAGATTATCTAGGAAAAGAAGTAAATAGAGCCGTTATTACTGTACCTGCATATTTTAATGATGCACAAAGACAAGCTACTAAAGAAGCAGGAGAAATAGCCGGATTGAAAGTAGAAAGAATCATTAACGAACCAACAGCTGCAGCATTAGCTTATGGTTTAGATAAAAAAAATCAAAATAAAAAAATAGTAGTATATGATTTAGGTGGAGGGACATTCGATGTTTCTATTTTGGAATTAGGAGATGGAGTTTTTGAAGTCCTTTCTACTAATGGAGATACACATTTAGGAGGAGATAATTTCGATCAAGTGATAATTGATTATTTATCCAATGAATTTAAATCTAAAGAGAATATAGATCTTAGAAACGATCCTATGGCTTTACAACGTTTAAAAGAAGCTTCTGAAAAAGCTAAAATAGAATTATCTTCTTCTACTAAAACAGAAATTAATTTACCATATATTACAGCTACAGAATCTGGTCCAAAACATATGGTTATCACATTAACTAGATCTAAATTTGAACAATTATCTGAAAATCTAATATTTAGATCTATTAATCCATGTTCCAAAGCATTAGAATCTGCTGGATTATCTACTAAAGATATTGACGAAGTTATTTTAGTAGGAGGTTCTACACGTATCCCAAAAGTACAAGAAAAAGTTGAAAATTTCTTTAAAAAAAAACCATCCAAAGGAGTAAATCCAGATGAAGTTGTAGCTATTGGAGCAGCTATACAAGGAGGAGTTTTAACCGGAGATGTACAAGATGTTTTATTACTTGATGTGACTCCTTTATCTTTAGGAATAGAAACTTTGGGTGGTGTTTTTACAAAACTTATTGAATCCAATACTACTATTCCTACTAAAAAATCAGAAATTTTTTCTACAGCAGCAGATAATCAATCTGCAGTAACTATAAGAGTCGGACAAGGTGAAAGACCAATGTTCAATGATAATAAAGAAATAGGTCGGTTTGATCTAGTTGATATTCCTCCTTCACCTAGAGGAACTCCTCAAATTGAGGTTAGTTTTGACATTGATGCTAACGGAATACTTCATGTCTCTGCAAAAGATAAGGGAACTAAAAAAGAACAATCTATACGAATTGAAACTTCTTCAGGATTAAATCAAGAGGAAATTGAAAAAATGAAAAGAGAAGCTGAAGAAAATGCAAAAAAAGACGAAAAAATAAAAGGGGAAATAGATAAATTAAACGCTGCAGATAATCAGATTTTTCAATCTGAAAAACAGTTAAAAGATTATGGAAATAAATTATCTGAGAATAATAAAAAAAATATAGAAAATTCTTTAGAAGAATTAAAAAAGGCTCACAATAAAAAAGATTTTTCATCTATTGATATTTGTATGAAAAAATTGAACGAAGTTTGGGCTAATGCATCAAAAGAAATTTATTCTCCTAATAATAAAAATAATAATTCAAATGATTCTACAAATGATTCTATTAAAAAAAATAATAACAATAAAGGAAATGAAAATGTACAAGATGTAGATTATGAAGAAGTTAAATAA
- the rplM gene encoding 50S ribosomal protein L13, translated as MDFLSFKTVNKNYPKNWIIMDAKDQYLGRFSTKVAFRIRGKHKTNFSPNLDCGDYVIVINSKKIKLTGKKWITKKYIRYTGYPGGKKITLAKDLFLKDSKKIIYKAVKGMLPKNRLGNKIIKNLHIYPDSEHKHQAQKPIQLKIHKK; from the coding sequence ATGGATTTTTTAAGTTTTAAAACTGTTAATAAGAATTATCCAAAAAATTGGATTATAATGGATGCAAAAGATCAGTATTTAGGTCGATTTTCTACTAAGGTTGCTTTTAGAATAAGAGGGAAACATAAAACTAATTTTTCTCCAAATTTAGATTGTGGAGATTATGTTATTGTAATAAATTCTAAAAAAATAAAACTTACAGGAAAAAAATGGATTACTAAAAAATATATTCGTTATACTGGATATCCAGGAGGAAAAAAAATTACCCTTGCTAAAGATCTTTTTCTTAAAGATTCAAAAAAAATAATATATAAAGCGGTTAAAGGAATGTTACCTAAAAATCGTTTGGGAAATAAAATTATAAAAAATCTTCATATTTATCCAGATTCTGAACATAAACATCAAGCACAAAAACCGATTCAATTAAAAATTCACAAAAAATGA
- the rpsI gene encoding 30S ribosomal protein S9: protein MIHSIGRRKRSLARIYLKPGNKFITINSKKLEKYFPENIQGKILYPFQLINNNKFDIKIKVCGGGFNGQAEAICLAISRALCKLDQNNRKILKFNGLLTRDSRKVERKKFGQKKARKKFQFSKR, encoded by the coding sequence ATGATCCATTCTATAGGAAGAAGAAAACGTTCTCTTGCTCGTATTTACTTAAAACCTGGAAATAAATTTATTACGATTAATTCTAAAAAATTAGAAAAATATTTTCCAGAGAATATTCAAGGAAAAATTTTATATCCTTTTCAGTTAATAAATAATAATAAATTTGATATAAAAATAAAAGTTTGTGGAGGAGGATTTAATGGTCAAGCAGAAGCCATTTGTCTAGCTATATCTAGAGCTCTTTGTAAATTGGATCAAAATAATAGAAAAATATTGAAATTTAATGGGTTATTAACTAGAGATTCTAGAAAAGTAGAAAGAAAAAAATTTGGCCAAAAAAAAGCAAGAAAAAAGTTTCAATTTTCAAAACGTTAG
- the rpsB gene encoding 30S ribosomal protein S2, whose protein sequence is MKANTKDLLKAGVHFGHIARKWNPKMRPFIFMKKGGFHIIDLSKTVIKLDKACQELKKIVTFGKKILLVGTKAQAKEKVFFYAKSVNMPCVTERWLGGLLTNFTTIRKSVKKMNSIEKMKKNGTFETLSKKERLLINRLYVKLYKNLGSISFMNHLPGGVFLVDPFKEKIALSESIKLKIPIFAMVDTNTDPNGIDYPIPSNDDSSKSIDIILQFVTKAIQQGLLLKKNEREEKESINEKL, encoded by the coding sequence ATGAAAGCTAATACTAAAGATTTATTAAAAGCAGGAGTCCATTTTGGTCATATTGCTCGTAAATGGAATCCAAAAATGCGTCCTTTTATTTTTATGAAAAAAGGAGGATTTCATATTATAGATTTATCAAAAACGGTAATTAAATTAGATAAGGCATGCCAAGAATTAAAAAAAATTGTAACATTTGGAAAAAAAATTTTGTTAGTAGGAACGAAAGCTCAGGCTAAAGAAAAAGTTTTTTTTTATGCAAAAAGTGTAAATATGCCTTGTGTAACAGAAAGATGGTTAGGTGGATTATTAACAAATTTTACTACTATTCGAAAGTCTGTAAAGAAAATGAATAGTATAGAAAAAATGAAAAAAAATGGAACTTTTGAGACTTTATCTAAAAAAGAAAGATTATTGATAAATAGATTATATGTTAAATTGTATAAAAATTTAGGAAGTATTTCTTTTATGAATCATCTTCCAGGAGGTGTTTTTTTGGTAGATCCATTCAAAGAAAAAATAGCTCTATCAGAATCTATAAAGTTAAAGATTCCTATATTCGCTATGGTGGATACTAATACAGATCCAAATGGAATAGATTATCCTATTCCTTCCAATGATGATTCTTCTAAATCTATTGATATTATTTTACAATTTGTGACAAAAGCAATTCAACAAGGTCTTTTATTGAAAAAAAATGAACGTGAAGAAAAAGAATCTATAAATGAAAAATTATGA
- the tsf gene encoding translation elongation factor Ts, producing MKISIFQIYKLRKITGIGIMDCKIALTKTNGNFEKAIDFLRKKGEKIAINRSSLEVKEGAILSSVNIDQTSGTIIGLSCETDFLSRSSDFLNFLSKLSEKSFLYNTKKDFLSSSYHGRSIREMIIEKISVFDEKLELKIFEKINSPFVVNYTHNNKIASLVGFSFEIKKSIAKNIAMHITAMNPIAINKKEIPEDLIKKELEIIRFQIEKEKKTDQIKEKMILGRMKKFILENTLFNQKYIKDNNITVQEYMNRSFSKNVKINSYKRISIS from the coding sequence ATGAAAATTTCAATTTTTCAAATTTATAAATTAAGAAAAATTACTGGTATTGGAATAATGGATTGCAAGATAGCTTTAACAAAAACCAATGGAAATTTTGAAAAGGCTATCGATTTTTTAAGAAAAAAAGGAGAAAAAATTGCTATAAATCGTTCTTCTTTGGAAGTTAAAGAAGGGGCAATTTTATCTTCTGTAAATATTGATCAAACATCTGGAACGATTATTGGTTTAAGTTGTGAAACTGATTTTCTTTCCAGAAGTTCAGATTTTTTGAATTTTTTATCAAAATTATCTGAAAAATCATTTTTATACAATACAAAAAAAGATTTTTTATCTAGTTCATATCATGGAAGAAGTATTCGAGAAATGATTATTGAAAAAATAAGTGTTTTTGATGAAAAATTAGAATTAAAAATATTTGAGAAAATAAATTCTCCATTTGTGGTAAATTATACACATAATAATAAAATAGCGTCTTTAGTTGGATTTTCTTTTGAAATTAAAAAATCAATTGCAAAAAATATTGCTATGCATATTACAGCTATGAATCCAATAGCTATAAATAAAAAAGAAATACCAGAAGATTTAATAAAAAAAGAATTAGAAATTATTAGATTTCAGATAGAAAAAGAAAAAAAAACAGATCAAATAAAGGAAAAAATGATTTTGGGAAGAATGAAAAAATTTATATTGGAGAATACTCTATTTAATCAAAAATATATAAAAGATAATAATATAACGGTTCAAGAATATATGAATAGATCATTTTCGAAAAACGTAAAAATAAATTCTTATAAAAGAATAAGTATTTCCTAA